One Carcharodon carcharias isolate sCarCar2 chromosome 1, sCarCar2.pri, whole genome shotgun sequence DNA window includes the following coding sequences:
- the pigo gene encoding GPI ethanolamine phosphate transferase 3 isoform X4 yields MSRIVTVLSLCWSCLLFYAGLGLFLSGFLLVRVELRSRSSCRETPVPATRGDHQETGFSQDDSSCWMSRRFSRAVVLVIDALRFDFAKYNPENRDPKPYENKLEVIYHTVVSKPEHARLFQFRADPPTTTMQRIKGMTTGTLPTFIDVGSNFASTAIQEDNLIQQLVQNEKKVIFMGDDTWEGLFPNTFFKSFPFPSFNVKDLHTVDNGILQHIYTTVEGKDWDVLIAHFLGVDHCGHRYGPHHPAMAAKLSQMNKMLRSVIGQLQNDTLLVVLGDHGMTNTGDHGGDSEEEVNAALFIYSTLPLFEIKHTEDPDVVSQIDLVPTLALLLGVPIPYSNIGMVMVDMFISKPKLDDNQYLEQAKALHINIIQVNRFLESYSYAAKDLPVTKLKYLKELFSTAMAEYNDLIENMQVSQKFVTDQDFHTRFQKLLTTQQHYLRETKEICRESWAQFNPAHMLCGIILLAATCVHCFLVSETAATFESLYKQLLLYPVIWGLAAGLTVYIWMLTSDIMVEPLIICCWVAIGSHVSFHWNFWRLKLNNDHIAKKLIQSSNAGIQWKWKSLLKFLVPLGILLLRCLAMFSNSFVITEGQVVSFLLKSIVTFTILKLKWNGKLTSYYLNTPFVPEVQKNSGSISYKRESFYLIGLLVAFLLCVLFSSNFYNCREELVDCEPSSFLKPLSRLNDSQQRNFHYILTISSLAALVYLIRKWFLHYGNLNSSHLVVFFVRLGFPFIVFCLCCYWAVNAAPEETSIKLQELTKKIAIVVPGIIFVLIMTGFLIVLWNPITVFVKDNRQSDETLVPPYKGCPEMEDDSLYVVPLIYRKMQQSMSTYFNDNQIKTRTVAAYGLGTVYSAALLTVLALLTLLLIMLHNERMSLAFLLLFLEGFSFLEIHGTARNLSLQSDNTGYFSVPWYAVTAWAFSATQFFYATGHQPTFPAIQWNAAFVGFIEGHSTNILPALLVGMNTFASHILFAVIFLR; encoded by the exons ATGTCGAGGATAGTGACCGTCCTGTCCCTCTGCTGGAGTTGTCTGCTCTTCTATGCCGGCCTCGGCCTCTTCCTCAGCGGCTTCCTGCTGGTTCGAGTGGAGCTCCGCAGCCGCAGTTCATGTCGGGAGACACCTGTCCCCGCGACCCGAGGCGACCACCAGGAGACGGGCTTCAGCCAAGATGACAGCTCGTGTTGGATGTCTCGACGGTTCTCCAGGGCGGTCGTGCTGGTTATAGACGCTTTGAGGTTTGATTTCGCCAAATACAACCCAGAAAACCGGGACCCCAAACCGTATGAGAACAAACTGGAGGTGATCTATCACACCGTTGTTTCTAAACCTGAACATGCCAGGCTTTTCCAGTTCAGAGCTGACCCTCCCACAACCACCATGCAGAGGATTAAAGGCATGACTACTGGTACCTTACCCACCTTCATAGATGTCGGCAGCAACTTTGCATCGACTGCAATTCAGGAAGATAACTTGATTCAGCAACTTGTGCAAAATG AGAAGAAAGTGATTTTCATGGGAGATGACACTTGGGAAGGCCTGTTTCCAAATACGTTTTTCAAATCATTCCCCTTTCCTTCTTTTAATGTAAAAGATCTTCACACAGTGGATAATGGCATTCTTCAACATATTTACACAACAG TGGAAGGGAAGGATTGGGATGTACTCATTGCACATTTTCTAGGAGTTGACCACTGTGGACATAGATATGGGCCTCATCATCCAGCAATGGCAGCAAAGCTCAGCCAGATGAACAAGATGTTGAG GTCAGTGATTGGGCAACTGCAGAATGATACATTGCTGGTGGTCCTAGGGGATCATGGAATGACAAATACTGGAGATCATGGGGGTGACAGTGAAGAGGAAGTCAACGCAGCATTATTTATTTATAGCACACTTCCCCTGTTTGAGATAAAACACACTGAA GACCCAGATGTTGTGTCTCAGATAGATCTTGTACCAACCTTGGCTCTTCTACTTGGGGTTCCTATTCCATACAGTAATATTGGTATGGTGATGGTGGACATGTTTATCTCCAAACCGAAGCTGGATGATAATCAATATCTTGAACAAGCAAAAGCACTTCACATCAATATCATACAG GTGAATCGATTTTTGGAATCCTACTCTTATGCTGCCAAGGATCTCCCTGTGACAAAGCTGAAATATCTGAAGGAATTGTTTTCCACTGCAATGGCTGAGTATAATGACCTGATTGAAAACATGCAGGTTTCTCAAAAATTTGTTACTGACCAAGATTTTCACACAAGGTTTCAAAAGCTGTTAACCACACAGCAACATTACTTGAGAGAGACCAAGGAAATTTGTCGCGAATCATGGGCACAATTCAACCCTGCACATATGCTGTGTGGTATTATACTTCTAGCAGCAACATGTGTACATTGTTTTCTGGTTTCTGAAACTGCTGCAACATTTGAATCTTTGTACAAACAACTTCTTTTGTATCCAGTTATCTGGGGTCTGGCTGCAGGATTAACAGTTTATATCTGGATGCTGACATCTGACATTATGGTGGAACCTCTGATAATATGTTGCTGGGTAGCTATTGGATCACATGTGAGCTTCCATTGGAACTTCTGGAGATTGAAACTCAATAATGATCACATTGCAAAAAAACTGATCCAAAGCTCCAATGCTGGTATTCAGTGGAAGTGGAAAAGTTTGTTGAAGTTCCTTGTACCTTTGGGAATTCTCCTATTACGGTGCCTAGCTATGTTTTCCAATAGCTTTGTAATAACTGAAGGGCAAGTAGTatcattccttttgaaatctatTGTAACTTTTACCATCTTGAAACTAAAATGGAATGGAAAACTTACCAGTTATTATTTAAATACACCATTTGTACCAGAGGTGCAAAAGAATTCTGGTTCCATTTCATACAAACGAGAATCTTTTTACTTAATTGGGTTACTGGTGGCCTTCCTGCTGTGCGTACTTTTCTCCAGCAACTTTTATAACTGTCGTGAAGAACTTGTAGACTGTGAGCCCTCCTCCTTCCTGAAACCTTTGTCGAGGTTAAATGATAGTCAGCAAAGGAACTTCCATTATATCCTGACAATATCATCACTTGCAGCCTTGGTATATCTCATACGAAAATGGTTCCTTCATTATGGGAACCTCAACAGCTCACACTTGGTTGTGTTTTTTGTACGTTTGGGTTTCCCATTTATTGTATTTTGTTTATGCTGCTATTGGGCTGTGAATGCTGCTCCAGAAGAAACCTCTATTAAACTTCAAGAACTGACAAAGAAGATTGCAATCGTAGTCCCAGGCATTATCTTTGTGCTGATAATGACAGGCTTCCTCATCGTCCTATGGAACCCAATCACCGTGTTTGTGAAAGACAACAGACAGTCTGATGAAACTCTTGTTCCTCCCTACAAAGGCTGTCCTGAAATGGAAGATGACTCTCTCTATGTAGTCCCACTGATATACCGTAAGATGCAGCAATCAATGAGTACTTACTTTAATGACAACCAAATAAAGACTCGGACGGTGGCTGCTTATGGTTTGGGAACGGTGTATTCAGCTGCACTTCTCACTGTCCTTGCTCTTTTGACATTGTTACTTATTATGCTGCATAATGAGAGAATGTCACTGGCATTCCTGCTGCTATTCTTGGAGGGATTTTCTTTCCTCGAGATACATGGTACAGCAAGGAACCTTTCATTACAGTCCGATAATACTG